In Thermobaculum terrenum ATCC BAA-798, the DNA window TGCTCTATAAATAACTTGGTTATGACCAACTCACCGATCTGCCTAAACACCGGCGGCCACCTTAGTCGCAGGTCGTGGTAAATCTCCACGTTAGTGCCTCCTTTTGACGGCATCAAACGCCACTCCACGTACATCCCCTTGGTGATACCCCCTACATGGGTAAACCTGAGTTTATGGGACTCAGGGAAAGCTTGAAACTCAGCCACCCATGATACAGGTATGCCACTTCTGGAAGCCCCCATCTCAAAAGTTCTAACGCTTCCATCATCTCCAAGAGCTCTTACATACCTGTAATGCGGTAAATACTCCTGCCACCGCTGAACATTACCCACCAAATCCATTATCTTCTCTGGGGGTGCTTTGATAAATATGCTGTTAGTTGCTTGCATAGCTTACATCCTTCAGTTACTAAAGTAATCAAGGTCGGAGCAATCCGAAGAGAAACCTGAGATTCAGATTGTACAGTGGATCTTGTAGATCTCCAATACCACGACTAAGTGACAAGCGAAGCGCTTCTCTATCCTGCAGCTTATTCGCTACATACTCCAGCATATAAGGATAGGAAATAAAGATCTGTATCAGAGATACAAGCAAAGACTTGCGCCGAAAAACACGTGCCCTTTCAGTCGCATACCTTTCCAGACCTTCTTTAATCCTGCCAACCTTTAGGTAAGGGGATACTACCTCCCCCAACAAGATCCCACCCCTAACAGCTTTGTATATTCCCTCCCCAGTGAAAGGATCAAAGAACCCTGCTGCATCACCTACTAGCGCCCAATTACGACCATGTACTTCTTTGACTCCGTGTCCAATAGGCGATATGCCCATGATACGATCAAAGCTAGCAGCTCCACATATCTGCTTATGGGCCTTAGGAAAAAGCTTGAGAGAATCCTCAAAAATGGCTTCTCTACCACGCGTAAGCGCCATCCGTCTCAAGTCAAGCACTATCCCCACGCTAGCACTTGACTTACCAGTTGCCGCCACACCACAGTACCCCCATGGATGCACATACATATCTCCATAGTCTGCATCTATCCCTGGAAGGTTGATATGAGTAACAAGTCCCATTCGTTTGGGCCAGATGAGAGGATATCTCCTGGACAAATTACGCGCCACCACTGACCTGAGACCATCTGCTCCTATCACCAGCTTGGTTCTTATATCCATCTGCGCTCTGTCCGGAAGTTGCACCCTAAGGATGGAATAATTATCTTGGGATACAACTGACATCACTTTGGCCTGATATCTAACCTCTACACCCTTATGAGCAGCATGATCAAGGAGCATCTTATCGAAAACATGCCTCTCCATAGTGGGGGCATAATACCTTCCATTATGCTCATCCACGTACTCAATAGTTATCTGGCTTCCTGCAGGGGTGTGTATCCTCATACCCTTTAGCATGTGCATCCCCGAGAGATCAGCGTCTATCCCAAGATTCGAGAGCAAAGGAAGGATTCCAGGGCTCATGTATTCGCTACAGGGCTTTGGTCTAGGGAATCTAGACTTATCCAGGAGCAA includes these proteins:
- a CDS encoding NAD(P)/FAD-dependent oxidoreductase encodes the protein MIEEREVVIVGGGPAGSSVANVLASLGHDVLLLDKSRFPRPKPCSEYMSPGILPLLSNLGIDADLSGMHMLKGMRIHTPAGSQITIEYVDEHNGRYYAPTMERHVFDKMLLDHAAHKGVEVRYQAKVMSVVSQDNYSILRVQLPDRAQMDIRTKLVIGADGLRSVVARNLSRRYPLIWPKRMGLVTHINLPGIDADYGDMYVHPWGYCGVAATGKSSASVGIVLDLRRMALTRGREAIFEDSLKLFPKAHKQICGAASFDRIMGISPIGHGVKEVHGRNWALVGDAAGFFDPFTGEGIYKAVRGGILLGEVVSPYLKVGRIKEGLERYATERARVFRRKSLLVSLIQIFISYPYMLEYVANKLQDREALRLSLSRGIGDLQDPLYNLNLRFLFGLLRP
- a CDS encoding type II toxin-antitoxin system RatA family toxin codes for the protein MQATNSIFIKAPPEKIMDLVGNVQRWQEYLPHYRYVRALGDDGSVRTFEMGASRSGIPVSWVAEFQAFPESHKLRFTHVGGITKGMYVEWRLMPSKGGTNVEIYHDLRLRWPPVFRQIGELVITKLFIEHIASRTLRRFKELAESSEERHSQNEN